The genomic region CAGCGGCCGAAAGTCCTGCTGCCGCACCGGCATCGGCTGCGCCGGCGGCGTGCGGTCCACCTGCGCGAGCTGGCCGGCGACCCGTTCGTGCTGCTGGACGTGCCGCCGAGCGAGCAGTACTTCCGCTCGGTGTTCGCCGCCGCGGGCCTCGACATGGTCGTCACGCACCGGGCACGCAGCTTCGAGCTCGCCCGCTCGCTGGTGGCCCGCGGTCTCGGCTACACGATGACCGTCCAGCAGCCGGCGGTCTCGCAGTCCTACGAGGGACTGGAGATCGTCAGCCTGCCGGTGCGCGACACCGTGCCGACCACCCCTGTCGTGCTGGGGTGGGCCGAAGGGCCGTTGACCCGCCGCGCCCAGGCCTTCGCCGAGCACTGCGCCACCCTGTTCGGCCCCTGAGCAGTTCACCGTGGACGGTGGGTCCGCAGCAACGCGGCCAGCACCGCGCCGACCGCCACGAACGGCGCGATCCAGAGGAACCCGGTGCCGATGCTCGCCGCGATGTCGTCGGACAGCAGCGCGCCGAACACGGTCACGCCGAACGCGGCACCGATCGAGCGGAAGAACGTGACCATGGCGCTCGCGGCACCGATGTCCCGCACCGGCACGGCGTTCTGCGCCGCGGTCAGCGCGACCATCGGCAC from Lentzea guizhouensis harbors:
- a CDS encoding MFS transporter, which produces MIGLVLSQSLAGRWITDARRVRLVLVAGMAITVVGLLLLSTLGARTGQLLLVGAFLVTGIGIGMVPMVALTAAQNAVPVRDIGAASAMVTFFRSIGAAFGVTVFGALLSDDIAASIGTGFLWIAPFVAVGAVLAALLRTHRPR